A region of Amyelois transitella isolate CPQ chromosome 11, ilAmyTran1.1, whole genome shotgun sequence DNA encodes the following proteins:
- the LOC106135142 gene encoding arf-GAP with dual PH domain-containing protein 1, which yields MVDHNEKLLKVLQKKSGNNICADCGSDDPDWASYNLGIFICMRCASIHRGMGAHISKVKHLNLDRWEDSQVKRMEEVGNLVAKNKYEERVPPCYRRPNKYDPQVLIEQWIRAKYEREEFCHPERQSYLSGTMEGFLMKRGKEDSRYQLRKFVLSETEDTLKYHVRENREPKGVLKLSELNVCFAPPKIGHMNSLQLTFMKDGSTRHIYVYHDDSEVINNWYTAIRCAQLHLLQVAFPSIPQSELVERLPKDFAREGFLWKTGPRPSDVHRRRWFTLDNRKLMYHDEPLDAYPKGEIFVGHESNGYYIKVSNTGNGCKDARFPFQLVTPERTYCLAAKTHEDRAGWLAVIQQTIQRPLTPQDSTIEATLVRKRTTSNSINIFSGR from the exons ATGGTAGATCATAACGAGAAATTGTTAAAAGTGTTACAGAAGAAAAGtggaaataatatttgtgcAGATTGTGGAAGCGATG ACCCAGACTGGGCGTCATATAACCTCGGAATATTCATCTGTATGCGATGTGCCAGCATACACCGAGGGATGGGTGCCCACATCAGCAAGGTTAAGCACCTGAACCTTGATAGATGGGAGGATTCGCAGGTGAAGAGGATGGAAGAGGTGGGGAACCTTGTGGCTAAGAACAAGTATGAAGAGAGGGTGCCACCTTGCTACAGAAGACCGAATAAATATGATCCACA AGTGCTCATCGAACAATGGATTCGTGCAAAATATGAGCGCGAAGAATTCTGCCATCCAGAGCGCCAGAGTTACCTTTCTGGTACCATGGAGGGCTTCCTCATGAAACGAGGCAAGGAAGACAGTCGTTATCAGCTCAGGAAATTTGTACTAAGTGAAACTGAGGACACCTTGAA GTACCACGTACGAGAGAATAGGGAACCAAAAGGGGTTCTCAAGTTGTCAGAACTGAACGTATGTTTTGCTCCTCCAAAGATCGGACATATGAACTCCTTGCAATTGACCTTTATGAAGGATGGCTCCACCAGGCATATATATGTGTATCATGACGATTCAGAAGTCATAAATAATTG GTACACAGCAATTCGTTGCGCTCAGCTGCACCTCTTGCAAGTGGCATTTCCTTCCATACCCCAGTCAGAACTCGTCGAACGCCTTCCAAAAGACTTTGCCCGCGAAGGGTTTCTGTGGAAGACAGGACCTAGGCCCTCAGATGTCCATCGGAGGCGATGGTTCACTTTAGATAATAGGAAGCTTATGTACCACGATGAACCGCTTGATGCGTATCCGAAAGGCGAAATATTTGTTG GACACGAGTCAAACGGCTATTACATCAAAGTATCAAACACTGGCAATGGCTGCAAGGACGCGAGGTTTCCTTTCCAGCTGGTCACCCCCGAGCGGACGTATTGTCTCGCTGCGAAAACGCACGAAGACAGGGCGGGATGGCTAGCTGTCATACAGCAAACCATACAAAGACCACTCACACCTCAGGATTCCACAA tTGAGGCGACACTCGTTCGAAAAAGAACGACATCAAATTCCATCAATATATTCTCAGGGAGGTAG